GGGTTTTTACCTAAACGCAAATGTCTATTTTCTAAATTCTTCACTTTTTTATGGTGGCTAGGGTTTCAAACATCCCGCCCCATGGCTGGGACCTTGACTCTCGGCCACTCCCTTACACAAACCATCACTCTCAGCCTTATCTTTCTCGACTTTGAGTCTGCTAGAGGAAGACTGGGCTTCTTCGAGCACTGGTTCTCTTGACTCTCGCAACCTCCCTTTTTCTTGTCAAATTGCAATGTTTTTTCCTTGTTTACTTTATCCATTGGTTTATTTCGTTCCACTATGGGAAGTGAGagtattttctttttatttcttGTTGTTTTTATACAATGGAATAATTGTTGTGGCGCCCCAAACCCCGACATATAATCATACAACACGTGATGttatatgcataaaaaaaaaattcttttcagcgacttaataatataatttatatacgACAAAATAATACAATCATCACACTATCTACATAAGTGTAGCATAAACAGTATAATAAACACACATATATAACTCAAATATGATAATGAGCTATACTGTCTCTATACACTATCAACTACATGACTttttgactagacacacctagtcATTCACCTCTATTAGGTTTCACGGCATAGTCCTGTAATCTGTTTAACAGAAACACCTCCCGAAGGGTGAGCATacacaacaatcatcatcataatatataacaattatattaataacaacgtaaaatataactgaaatgAAAACAGAAATACTCTTTTTTTTGTTTCTGGACAATCAAGCCACCAACAATATCAACATCACTACCATACTACTACAACAACAACGtcaacgatacgtcgcacccctaCTCCGGCGACATCAATATTGTCGATCGAACAATAGCAACGATACGTCTCCCAAGTCCCAATAACGACAGCCAACaacatcaacaataataaacaacataTGTAATATCAATTCACTCATTTCCGATGATTTATCATCGTTCAACACAAtaatattcatcaatactaaataataatagcatacgctcatacgtcaacacgtacctgataatcgagtatatatataaactgGCTATATTTCTTTGATCCCGAGGCGTATAACACatctaaataatttaacaataatTATTAGATCATTGTCACCGTATCAATACAATCATAACAACCTCAATGTATaacatcaaatagcccaacaacaatTATTTCAAAAAACATAAAACTCGAATATACATCTTCATCGTTCAACAATTAATATTCTGGTGTCTTTAGTTATCAATATAACATCAAATACACCTTAATAAATTAACTTCAATTAATAGGCTATATAAAAACACACGCTAAACTACAAAATTTCATATTAACGGATAGACTATACTTCGTAGACCTCGAATATATATTCAtaattaataacaactgacaaacaATTCATCAGTTTCAATTCCGATTAAAATCccaaattataataaattgagaataattcaaaataacacctCTGTAATAttctctacttcgttaaaataaaataatataatatttccagtcaaacaacaaattttccaaaactcaaaacacgAAACTTGTATATTTTTGAGTTTTCTATGtcatctccaaatttcaaatcatacaGACTTCTTATAACCTATATATGTCATATTTCACTCTTTAAAAAGCGTTTATTATTTAGAATCTCGCAttattaaatcaaatattttgatatttactttatgcattaaaattttattgtgaaatttaaatatgaTTCATGATGGGAATATGTAACCAATAGACAAGCCTGACACTACCTGGTTTTTTTGTTGGGTACCCGAAAGTTGTGAGTATTTCGAGGGTCGGGTTCGAGCAACGAAAATGCTACCCAATTTTTCGGGTACCTGACTCGACGCCCATGCATACTAGTTGGTTTGATATTTTCACCACCTGCCAATAGACAGGTCGATCCGTCCTTTCCCGCCTAATAATGTATTATAAGTTGATCTATCTTGTTAATCCGTTTTGACATCTCTAAAAATATAATTCCGTTTGATAAAGACATGGCTTTTTATCATAAGTTTTATCTCATTAGTCATTGTAAAGATatagagtatgtctcttgtgaaacaatgtcacgaatctttatatgtgagacatatcaaccatactgatattcacaataaaagtaatgctcttagcataaaaataatattttttatggatgaccgaaataagagactcgtctcacaaaatacgacccgcaaggctgtctcacacaaatttttgtcaaagaTCTATGATAAATTTGGCAAAATCTAAACtgctaattaattaaaaaaaatagagggaacaattaaatttttggttccattataaaaatattatattattgtcACAAATTGCAGAATCAAAATATAATCTTTTAATAAATTAACCAAATACATTTTACTTAAAGGTATATTAAGTAAAtctataattatataattataccAAACGATTATTATAGGAAGCTGGactaatatatatgtatatatatgaatattatatgcatatatataatatatttttaaaaacattgattattttttaatttttaggcaataaataatataatttttactcGATCATGATTTGAAtatgttttcaaaataaattgaattagAAAATATATATACTCAATTCGAAGTTTATATAACATCGAAACCATATTGAATCGATcgttaaataatatagtaatagAGAAAGAGTCGAAAATTTATCTTTTTAAACGATAaactaataaaattatataCACCATATATTTTAATATCTATGATTacgttattattttttatatataatcatTAGATCAAATTTTTTCCATTACATTTTAAATGGATCAAAATATACGATATTCAAAAATCGAAAATCCTAAACGAATCAATTTGGATAGTTGGATCCGACCCAAATACTCTATTTGGGTCCGGGTTTCCGGGGTCGGATACAGACTCCATTTTCATGCCACGTTGCATTTACGATGCAGCTTCGATTTCACCGACGGATAAAAGGACAAGAGGATTACGCCATTTCACTAACCGTCGAGCTCCGCTCCCTATTTTTCTTCACTACGATTTATTCGCTTACATTCGGAGGGTTTCTTCGCTGAGATTTTTGCTGCAACAATGGCTGCTTTGTCCAATCCGTTCGTGATTTCTAAAACTCGTGATGCTCTGCGTTTATCGTCCGGTAAATCTACTGATTCCTTTCATTTTTAGGCTTGGTTGTGTTCTTCGATGCTTTTGATTggtgaatttttttttggaagTGAATtaacttcaattttttttatgcttGCTTTTTTCCCCTGGTTATTGTTTTTACGTTCGCCAGtcatattatatatttgaaaaGAGTTTATTGGTGGTTGTTGAGCTGGTTAAAGATGAAATGTTGAATTGTATTGGCACTAAATGTTTAATAGTATGGGCCAAAATTTATTGATTTGGTTCAGAATTGCAACTGATTAAGGTACCGTTTTCACAATCTTTTATCTGAAAGATTAATTACATCGATAAAATTATTCGAAGGGCGTCCCGGTGAAGTAAGTGAGAGGTAATGAGCGGAGTTGTATGACTTAGATCTCTCTATGTGGCGTGAGTGCAGAATTCGAACAGTATAGTGGATGGTTTAGTGTTAGCTTCTGAAGTGTAAAGAGTGCTGCTAGCAAGATAGGCGAAGTCAGTTTTTTGTCACGTTTAAAACAGTTTCCCTTTTCGAGCTCATTTATGCATCTTGTAAGTTTGAGCTTGTGCATGTGTTTCGTTGCTCTGGATGTTGTAAAAAATATTGGATGATACCGTAATTGCTTGGATTTCTAATCCCTCACTAGCGGTGTGTGTGTGAAAGGGGAAGTGCCACGAGAACAAGGTGAATcttctggaattgtttccaCGAAATTTGATTTCATTGTATAATACCACATAAAATTCTTCAAATTATGGTGGTTCACAAATATTCCTTTCATCTTGTAGCAGATGTATGAGCTTCCAGTATACGAAGAACCAAAATTTACACCTCACTATGATGTATTAAATTAGTATAACTCAAGAATGTTTTAGATAAAGATTGtgtaaatcataaatcatcttGTTTGTACACCCTTTTGTTAACTGTTCGAAATAGCTTTTGGCAATATtgtattttctttcctctccttGGGCATGCCTTAATGGCTTGTTTTGGAGGAAGCGAAGCATTACTTCATTAAATTTGCCTAAGGGTTGGATACTGTGACCAGGAAACCATTATATAAGCTCCACTGGGAACCTCATCACATTATTATTATCTTTTGTTTACACTTAAGAAATATTACACTGTATCTTGGGTAATAATGTCGTTGAAAGCAAGTATGAGGACATGGCTTGAGTTGTATGAGTTGAAATTCGCTCACTTCTTTTGTGCTAAACTGCTTGCTTGCAAAAAGCTTGAGTCTGAATTATCTTCTCTGCCAGGCCCTTTCAATTTTTCATGTGGAGATGCTTGAGAACAAAATAGTTGATGACAGTTCAAATGCAGAAAAATATAATTCCATCAAATAATgtcaatttttcattttttttgctGACCATTTACCTTGAAAGTCTCTGCAGTATGTTGGCTGACATGATTACTATATGATCATTAAGTATATGCAACATTGTTTGCCTTGTTAGGTTCTTCTCTGAAGTCACGAGACCAATGTGCAGGCCACAACTACTTGGCTTTTAGTTTGAAGGGCACTAGCAAATCATTATCCCGGAAAAGGATGCTCACTGTTCAAGCAAGTTATGGGTATTGTCTTAAGTTTCGATGGTTATTGCTGTTAGCCTCTGGCTGAATTAAAGTTGATTTAACCTTCTAATTGTGGTTGTTAGTTGTGATTGTCCTCTTCTCACAAACTACCTTTACAGTTATTTATATGGATAAATAAAttggaataaataaattttgtgcATATTTGTTAGCACTTGGGACTCCCCTAATTTGTCCTAAAGTTTCAGCTATTTTACTATTCACCTCTCAATTTGTTTGAGTTTAACGTGGAGCATCTCTTATATGACATGTTTTGGACCCTGGAGCACTCCAGGGAAGCCAAGAGGGTTGATAATGTAAAATGTATACACTGTTGTTGTCTTTATGAGGTTCTTATCAATGAATGATGAAGGACCACACTTATTTTTAACGAGATGATCAGTCTCAAACTGATTCAGGGGTTTAAGTCAAAATGGTAATGAGTAGCAAGAATAATACtaaacatttttattatatttcaaGAGATGTTTCTAACAGTTTGTCGGATTTTTCGACTCAGTGATGGTGGAAGGCAAAGTGGTGCAAGCGCCTTTGTTGGTGGATTTGTTTTAGGGGGATTAATTGTTGGCACTCTTGGTTGTGTCTACGCACCTCAGGTGATGATTCTCAGACAGTAATGACTATTGTTTTTACATCCAGCTGCTTTCTCTATGAGCcattcatgttcattttattATTCATAACGATCATGACCTTAGAAGCAATGGTCTTTGTTGTTGCATTGAGACTTTGTTACGTAAATGCATGATTGTTCCAACTTCAAGGTGTAAGACAACTACGTTTTGATGCAACTGGCCCTTTTCCCTTTCACAGATCAGCAAGGCTTTTACTGGTACTGATAAAAAGGATCTCATGAAAAAGTTGCCCAAATTTATATATGACGAAGAAAAAGCTTTGGAGGTGAGCAGCTTTCTTATCTCCAGAGTAAACCCTGTTTGTGTAGAAATTTTTTGGTTAAAAAAGTTCTAGAAATTCCTATTCACTTCTTCATAACTTGATTTTATGAGGTTTGCAGAAAGCAAGTTTCCTGAAATGCTTCGGTATGAATGCAAATGAATCACTTAGCTTCTATGTCAATTATATGTTGCCAGTAACCATGCTGACCATATACTTCGATCGGACATTTTGACCCAAAAATGCGTTGTTTGGAGGTGTAATATCTCGTTCAAGTTTTATAACATAATCCTGTAGTTGTATCATTCAAAAGTGATTGCTCTTCAAACCCCTAAACAAGAAAGAGTTGAGTGATGAACATGACTAACTGCATTCTACTAAAATCTTTTGTAATTACTGAGATTGATGTATCATTTATTCTTGTTACCTGCCAGTATGCGTGCAGCCTGGAAGAGATATCGAGAAAAAATTGTTGGATAGAAATGAGaatttcatttttgttttctttctagAGCTCGATATTATGTCATTAAACTGCTTCTGATTCGTATATAAGCCGTAACACTTTATGTATCAATTGATTGTGTGAAGATGCTTACTTGTATTATTCCACCATTGACTCGCGCGCCATTCCTCTCCACAGAAACAACGCAAGAAACTGGCTGAGAAGATCGAACAGCTCAATTCTGCTATAGATAATGTATCCAATCAGTTACGATCAGACGAACCGCCGAATGGATCCGTAGTGAGTTCAGACGACATCGAAGCTATTATCTAAGGCTATGTTTTTCATACTGTTACCTAAACGCACCTTTGCTTTGGGGGGCGACTGTTTTACCTGGAGATGCCACTTTCTACTTGCTATCCATTCCATTGATAAATGCCGATACTTCGATTTCTTTTTCCCATGTTACGCTTCGTGTCAAAGTTGATACAATTTACAGAAATAATACGTTGTATTGGCCATATGGTGTCgcatttttatgtttttttcctTCATGTTCTGTTATTCCTGGCCACGCGTGTCGCACTTGAATTTAACTCtctcacaacacacacacacacacatacatatgtgatatacctatcaatggattactattattattagtgcggtgattttttttttcgatcTCTGTTTCCCATAATCCATAACTCCTCCTAACATTTAAAAGAGCTGCTTAACTTTTATCAGGCCTTAAGCCCTCTCTCCTCGTTGCTGCAGTTTGAGGGGCAAAAGGTGTACATTTGGGTATTCCTTAGATTTATGTATTTCTTCGATAAATCGAAAATAAGATGATGGATCTAAAAATTGACCACGAGATATAACTCAACGGTAGTGTCACCTTGACGTGTGTTGGAAATAAATAATGAAGACATTTCAAAAGTTGACGTGTGTCGGAAATGAACAATGAAGACATTTCAAAAGAAACAATATCAGTAAAGTATAAAGGCTGTTCGAGGTCTACCTGGTTGCAACTCGCCTACAAGAAGCTGAAATCTTGGTGATGATACTATAGGAAAGGTCATGCAAAAAAATAACCCTACATGTCCATGACTTCGTTTTTCAAGAAATTCGCGCATAAGCCAAAAAGAGGTTGACCCACTTCGTTCAACCTCTGATTGATTCCATCTTGTTTCCAGAACATGATCTAATCAAATATAGTTAGCTATAACTTGTTGGGtcagatttttttattttttttttcatttcaaatttcaatgTAATTCCTCATTAATATTTACCATTAGACATGATTCTTATTTTGATATACTTATTTCAAATTACATTataatttttcattaatttttactaTTTAGGATATTATTCTTGTTTAAATATAattcaaattaattataaaaaattgtacaaattCGTAACGCCTAATGaactaattaatatatatatcagACAAGTCGCTAATGACATGATATTGCGCACTAGGATCTCTTAACCAATGTTTAAATAATAAGTTTAGGCCACGTGTAAGCAGGATTAAAGTTTGGgtaaaaattaaatgcaacgagaaaaaaaaatgtttagcTTGTTATTAAGTATTAACCGCATTAAGCCAGTCGGCAATTACACTTTTTAGTTACTGTATGTATTgacattattatattttaatatattatttagtaaaataaaatattaaaaatttcgCACGGGCTTCTTGGTTCTAaatacatttttaaaattttttttatcatgcaAATACTTTGTCAGACTTCGCCAATGAATTATCGTGATTTTTGAATATGagatttttgtgtttttgagaAGTCGtaattttatgcatttaatctcaaatttataaattaatttatctatTGTTAGCTTGGGATTATCAAAGAAAATTACGACTTCTCAAAATCTAAGCAAATATGTTTAAATTTGTAATGTTTTTTGACCTTGATGCTTTACCATTGTTCCTGCTTCATAGCAGCTTTATATATATGGATATAGTTGTATCCGTATTCGATGGGCATGAGACGTACAATAAACAATacataaatacaataaaataatatattatattaacaGTAAGTcatcaaatatttgaaataattacaTAATACTACTCGTTTAATTGTGTTAGAGtcgaaaatatttatcaaatttagTTTTCGGACAATTTTTTTGTCAATCGAAAACATATCTAACATATTTAGTCAATCTTGTGACATTGTTGATCGAAATAAGTTTTTATTAACTTCAATTTCATCATGTTTTTTTTGTTATGTAACTTTTACTTGTATGTTTAACAAATCTTATAAGCAATACaagtatttgaaaataaaacacTCGATTTGACCAAAAACTTTAGCCTATCAATTATTCTTTTTCATCTGTTAAATAGCATCTCTCGTTCATCTACTTCGGACACAACTCATAACCATTAAAGTCTAAACATCCATCATAACTAAAAAATGGTTGAAATTTGATACAAGACTTCGTCAAGCTAGTTAAATGCTCACTTtttaacttcttcaaactcAATAAATGCTCAAAAGTCACATGATATTGTTTAAATTATTCAAACCCACTTAAAGAGAAGATTGatcaaatttaatcaattataaacaacAAACTTTTCATTTAATATCGGAcccggtttttttttaaaaaaaaaatcagtggACTGCCAACTCAATatgtataataaaaaaaattaggccCTATGTATCTGGACAATGTCTTGAGAAGGAGGTCTCATTGACTTCATATATGACTTCTAATcgtgaattttttaatatatcctTGTTCATGTAAACTAGCAAATTAAATCAATAGTTTTTTTTAATCGGACTTTGAATATTAACACAACCAATTCATCAAATTACCAATAGTTTTTAATTGCTACTATTAAAATCAATCACTAAAATGAATAGATTTCTTTATTTTATGGTTGTTAGTGACTGTATAATTTTTCTATCTTATCTTATCTTTTCTTTTaatttacatatacatacatcacttttatttgtgatttttcTGTATACTCTCATCTATTTAAAGTAACAAGTTATCGATAAGAGTCCTCAACCAAATGAttgctttaaattttttttttctaaattttatgcacaaatatttatttatttacatttattatttaattttttaacaacctgatttttaaatatgaacTAAAAAGTATTATACATGATGtatattttgaaatatattaAAGATTATTTGtaagaatattttttaatgtaaaatatgaattgaattgttcCGTGGTTGCGGTTTTGCAATAATTTCAACAAATtgatttttattgaattattcTTTATTTGTGATTTTGTTACTTGTACCTCTTATTGCGTGGGATAGACAACCTAGTGTCATGTATGGATGTAAAGCTCTATCTAATTTACTCAATTGTTTTAAAAGATTTTTGTTAACGTTTCGTCGTGAACACCTTCTATAACTTTCGGTAAAACGGCAAACACATAATCCTACAATCAGTATATATTAGAGCCAAAATCACAAGTTTGATTTCCCTAGATTGTAATGAGTGTGATTATTGAGAGTGTGATTGTTGGAGTGCAATAATTATCCTTCCATGATACATCGATCGAACCATGACGAATGAACTATTCtactatttaaaatacttgatatgCACAGTTACCATCATCTATAACTTTTAGTAAACGACAAATATACGGTTCTActattggtatcagagccaagttcatcaattcattttttattaattgcAAAGAGTGCAATTGTTGAGAAAAAGATTGTTGATGTGCAATATTATAATTCTGGATAGAACAATCGAAACATGACGCTTGAGTCATTGTACGGTTTTGAAATCTTTGAGTTAACATTTAAACACTGTTACCACAAactaaaatttttgataaaatgaCAAATGTTATATcctttaatatttatttatatcgtGAATCAATTAATATTTCATCAATTTAACTAAATTAATAAAGtttgaatataatatttttttaaataaattaagtcaaaccattgatgaaaattattttaaaaaaatttctttctaGAAAACTTTTATTGACAAAATGTTTAGTAaacaaaataaatcattttattttttaattttttcaaaccatgaatcataaattcTGAATTGTAATTGAAACATTCGAAATATCTTGTAACTTTTCtctattaatttttaattatttttgtaatatttgacattattaactattttaaagtatttttatatatcttcggataatttaattttaactaTTACATGGGCTTTTAAATGcagaaaaattaattaaaaatataatgacAACAACTTAATTCTTtttgtaatatttgatattattcaaaatattgttttattgtatattattttttaatcattACATCTcttttgtgtgtgtatatattcaAAATTAGTTTTTGAATTATGTTAATATATCCATATttttttcatgcttttatgATGTTATATATGACTTAaatctaaaataaattttagtaacttttgaaatattaatattttcaaaatattaatatttataccTAAAGATTAGGAGGAGTCTCTTTATTTTTTGTAAAGGAAGAAAATACATTATTATTTTGGATTTTTCAGATaatgaattattttgaatttttttgccTCCCccaataaaatatatatctacAACTTTTATCTCGAGAGATTTTTTTCTAATATATTATCCACTCTTGAATTTTCATGTATTTTCTCCGGATATTTATATCAAATAATGATAtcaataattttgaaattaatatataaatcacatatattttaatcattttattttttctagtgttttctattcattaaattcaaaattcaggcgtacattctttttcattaataattaattcatacatttaattatgtttctaatgtaaaataaatatattatcaaaCAAAAAAAACTGAACAAACTAAATCATGATTGTTTAAAATGATCAATAGGttgtgaaaataatatttttattgaataatttgtaaaaaaattatttgtctAAAATTCATTTAAAAATTTACGATCAGTATTCGTAGTGTACTCAGGTTCGTTACCCACGTTCGCTGATGATGAGCAAATTAACGATCAATATTCATCGTGCAATCAGCCTAATAAAATCAAATTCGATTATTAAAAAACATGAAAATCGTATATGATGATGAGATTGCAGAATTAATTGAACAAAAAGTAGGAAAAATATAACAAAGATGAAAATGATTGAATTATTCAAAatcaaacaagaaaaaaatGGGATAAATTAAACCGtaattatttgaaatgaaatataaattatgaaataatattttttattgaataatttgtgaaaaaattatatgtctACATTGATTTGAAAATTTATAACTAATATTTATAGTACACTCAAATTC
The Primulina eburnea isolate SZY01 chromosome 5, ASM2296580v1, whole genome shotgun sequence genome window above contains:
- the LOC140832856 gene encoding uncharacterized protein isoform X1, with translation MAALSNPFVISKTRDALRLSSGSSLKSRDQCAGHNYLAFSLKGTSKSLSRKRMLTVQASYGDGGRQSGASAFVGGFVLGGLIVGTLGCVYAPQISKAFTGTDKKDLMKKLPKFIYDEEKALEKQRKKLAEKIEQLNSAIDNVSNQLRSDEPPNGSVVSSDDIEAII
- the LOC140832856 gene encoding uncharacterized protein isoform X2 — protein: MAALSNPFVISKTRDALRLSSGHNYLAFSLKGTSKSLSRKRMLTVQASYGDGGRQSGASAFVGGFVLGGLIVGTLGCVYAPQISKAFTGTDKKDLMKKLPKFIYDEEKALEKQRKKLAEKIEQLNSAIDNVSNQLRSDEPPNGSVVSSDDIEAII